ATCCCCCTGACGCTCGTCGCCAACAAGCCGCTATGGATTCCGTCCTCACGCTTCATCCGGACCATCCGGGTCTCCTCCGGGTTCGATGTGGCGGACAACCGCATCGTTCAGCAGATGGAAGCCGGCGACCTGGTGATCACCGCCGACATCCCGCTGGCTGCCGACGTCATCGCCAGGGGCGGGTATGTCCTGGATCCCCGGGGGGAATTTCTGACCGCCGACAATGTCCGGGAG
The Desulfuromonadales bacterium DNA segment above includes these coding regions:
- a CDS encoding YaiI/YqxD family protein — translated: MQIWVDADACPKVIKEILFRAAERKHIPLTLVANKPLWIPSSRFIRTIRVSSGFDVADNRIVQQMEAGDLVITADIPLAADVIARGGYVLDPRGEFLTADNVRERLTLRNFMDELRSGGVETGGPAAFSQSDRQAFANQLDRFLAKHANR